A single genomic interval of Rosistilla ulvae harbors:
- the ahcY gene encoding adenosylhomocysteinase, with amino-acid sequence MSQAEMTREAYKVKDISLAEFGRKEIMLAENEMPGLMALREKYGKSKPLAGARIAGCLHMTIQTAVLIETLVELGADVTWSSCNIFSTQDHAAAAIAAAGIPVYAWKGMSEEEFNWCIEQTLTFPSGEKLNMILDDGGDLTAMVHERFPELLDDIRGISEETTAGIHRLQVLEKKGLLKVPAINVNDSATKSKFDNLYGCRESLADGVKRATDIMLAGKVAVVAGYGDVGKGCAHSLQRYGCRVIVTEIDPINALQAAMEGFEVTTMDNAAKEGNLFVTTTGNKDIILGEHMAAMPNDAIVCNIGHFDTEIDIAWLEREVAAGKVTKLNIKPADIGAVDRYTFADGHSVIVLAQGRLVNLGCATGHPSFVMSTSFTNQCLAQMELWSNTDQYEVKTVLLPKRLDEEVARLHLDKLGVKLTTLTEDQAEYMGVPVEGPYKPDHYRY; translated from the coding sequence ATGTCACAAGCTGAAATGACCAGAGAAGCTTACAAAGTCAAAGATATTTCGCTGGCCGAATTTGGTCGCAAAGAGATCATGCTGGCCGAAAACGAAATGCCAGGCTTGATGGCATTGCGTGAAAAGTACGGCAAATCGAAGCCATTGGCTGGCGCTCGCATCGCTGGCTGCTTGCACATGACGATCCAAACCGCCGTTCTGATCGAGACCCTGGTCGAACTGGGCGCCGACGTAACTTGGAGCTCGTGCAACATCTTCAGCACCCAAGACCATGCCGCCGCCGCGATCGCAGCCGCTGGCATCCCGGTCTACGCTTGGAAGGGAATGAGCGAAGAGGAATTCAATTGGTGCATCGAACAAACGCTGACTTTCCCAAGCGGTGAAAAACTGAACATGATCTTGGACGATGGCGGTGACTTGACCGCGATGGTTCACGAACGCTTCCCCGAACTGCTGGACGACATCCGCGGAATCAGCGAAGAGACGACCGCCGGTATCCACCGCCTGCAAGTCCTCGAGAAGAAGGGCCTGTTGAAGGTTCCTGCGATCAACGTCAACGACTCGGCGACCAAGAGCAAGTTCGACAACCTGTATGGCTGCCGCGAATCGCTGGCTGACGGCGTGAAGCGAGCCACCGACATCATGTTGGCGGGCAAAGTTGCTGTCGTCGCCGGTTACGGTGACGTCGGAAAGGGCTGTGCCCACAGCCTGCAACGCTACGGTTGCCGCGTGATCGTCACCGAAATCGATCCGATCAACGCGCTGCAAGCTGCGATGGAAGGCTTCGAAGTCACCACGATGGACAACGCCGCCAAAGAAGGCAACCTGTTCGTCACCACCACCGGTAACAAGGACATCATCCTGGGCGAGCACATGGCTGCGATGCCCAACGATGCAATCGTCTGCAACATCGGTCACTTCGACACCGAAATCGACATCGCGTGGCTGGAGCGTGAAGTCGCTGCGGGCAAGGTCACCAAGCTGAACATCAAACCAGCTGACATCGGTGCCGTCGATCGCTACACCTTCGCCGACGGCCACTCGGTCATCGTTCTGGCTCAAGGCCGCCTGGTTAACTTGGGCTGTGCGACCGGACACCCAAGCTTTGTGATGAGCACCTCGTTCACCAACCAATGCTTGGCTCAGATGGAACTGTGGTCGAACACCGATCAATACGAAGTCAAAACCGTCTTGCTGCCGAAGCGTTTGGACGAAGAAGTCGCTCGCTTGCACTTGGATAAGCTGGGCGTGAAGCTGACGACGCTGACCGAAGACCAAGCCGAATACATGGGCGTGCCAGTTGAAGGCCCTTACAAGCCCGACCACTACCGCTATTAA
- the gmd gene encoding GDP-mannose 4,6-dehydratase: MADQKSALITGITGQDGSYLAELLLEKGYLVHGLVRRSSTFGTERIDHIYQDLHANPTLMLHYGDLTDGQALTNLVLDIKPDEIYNLGAQSHVRVSFDQPVYTLQTVGVGALNVLEAARQLQKIKEVRVYQASSSEMYGDVLQTPQTETTPFNPQSPYACAKVYAFHQTVNYRESYGLFACNGILFNHESERRGETFVTRKITRAATRIKAGLQKKLYLGNLDAKRDWGYAKDYVEGMWRILQHSEPDDFVLATGETQSVREFLRLVFEQLELNWEDYVEIDPRYFRPAEVELLLGDPSKAKEKLGWTASTDLRELARIMVEHDLELAQREAHAKTFVAGSA, translated from the coding sequence ATGGCAGACCAGAAGTCCGCACTCATTACCGGGATCACCGGCCAAGATGGTTCTTACCTGGCTGAATTGCTGCTCGAGAAGGGCTACCTCGTACACGGACTGGTACGCCGAAGCAGCACTTTTGGCACTGAGCGAATCGACCACATCTACCAGGATTTGCACGCCAACCCGACGCTGATGCTGCACTACGGCGACCTGACCGACGGCCAGGCGTTGACCAACCTCGTGCTCGATATCAAGCCCGACGAGATCTACAACCTGGGCGCCCAAAGCCACGTGCGGGTCTCATTCGACCAACCGGTCTACACGTTGCAAACCGTGGGCGTGGGGGCGTTGAACGTTCTCGAAGCCGCTCGACAACTGCAGAAGATCAAAGAGGTCCGCGTCTACCAAGCTTCCAGTTCGGAAATGTACGGTGATGTACTGCAGACACCGCAAACCGAAACGACGCCATTCAACCCACAGAGCCCTTATGCCTGTGCAAAGGTTTACGCGTTCCACCAAACCGTCAACTATCGCGAAAGCTACGGCCTGTTCGCTTGCAACGGGATCCTGTTCAATCACGAATCCGAACGCCGCGGCGAGACATTTGTAACCCGCAAGATCACCCGCGCCGCGACGCGGATCAAAGCGGGTCTGCAGAAGAAACTGTATCTTGGAAACCTGGACGCCAAACGCGACTGGGGCTACGCCAAGGATTACGTCGAAGGAATGTGGCGGATCCTGCAGCACAGCGAGCCGGACGACTTCGTGCTGGCGACTGGCGAAACTCAATCGGTGCGTGAATTCCTTCGCTTGGTCTTCGAGCAACTGGAACTCAACTGGGAGGATTACGTGGAGATCGATCCGCGTTACTTCCGGCCGGCCGAAGTTGAATTGCTGTTGGGCGATCCTTCCAAAGCGAAGGAAAAGCTGGGCTGGACCGCGTCGACCGACCTCCGCGAACTGGCTCGCATCATGGTCGAACACGACCTCGAACTGGCACAGCGCGAAGCTCACGCCAAGACGTTTGTCGCTGGCAGTGCTTAA
- a CDS encoding trans-sulfuration enzyme family protein produces MTQRPMKFRTRAIHDGNSIDPQTGAVVPPIHLASTFRQPGAGEWGEFDYSRSGNPTRSNLQATLNSLEGAVGSLAFSSGMAATHCVTMLLGNGDHVVAGKDIYGGTYRLLHKICDRNGISVTLVDMTDLDAVAAAIQPNTKLLWAETIGNPLFSIPNLTALAELAHSRGALIGVDNTFGTPVLVRPLEFGIDIVMHSATKYLGGHSDCLGGTLSVAVKELYDRLYFVQNATGAVLDPFSSFLIGRGLKTLDVRIREQSKTAARLADWLAAHPRVSRVYYPGLTSHPGHELAARQFDGIYGAMLGFELAGDFKATAAMVGKTHLFHLAVSLGAVESLIEQPASMSHASYDPADRAKAGISDALVRLSVGLEDFDDLRQDIEQAIESV; encoded by the coding sequence ATGACTCAGCGACCTATGAAATTCCGCACACGCGCTATCCACGACGGCAACTCGATCGATCCGCAGACCGGAGCCGTCGTGCCGCCGATCCATCTCGCCAGCACGTTTCGCCAACCCGGAGCGGGTGAGTGGGGCGAGTTCGATTATTCGCGCAGCGGCAACCCGACGCGGTCGAACCTGCAAGCGACGCTCAATTCGCTCGAGGGAGCTGTCGGATCGTTAGCTTTCAGCAGCGGGATGGCGGCGACGCACTGCGTGACGATGCTGTTGGGCAATGGCGACCATGTCGTCGCCGGCAAAGACATCTATGGCGGCACCTACCGCTTGCTGCACAAGATCTGCGATCGCAACGGGATCTCGGTGACGCTTGTCGACATGACCGATCTGGACGCTGTCGCTGCGGCGATCCAACCGAATACAAAACTGCTGTGGGCGGAAACGATCGGCAACCCGCTCTTCTCGATCCCCAACCTCACCGCGCTGGCGGAACTAGCCCATTCTCGCGGCGCCCTGATCGGTGTCGACAACACCTTCGGAACGCCCGTCCTGGTGCGGCCGCTGGAATTTGGGATCGACATCGTCATGCACTCGGCCACCAAATACCTCGGTGGCCACAGCGATTGCTTGGGCGGAACCCTCTCGGTCGCCGTCAAAGAACTCTACGACCGACTCTATTTTGTCCAAAACGCAACCGGAGCGGTCCTCGATCCGTTCAGTAGCTTTCTGATCGGCCGCGGGCTCAAGACGCTGGACGTTCGGATTCGCGAGCAGAGCAAAACCGCGGCGCGATTGGCCGATTGGCTCGCCGCCCACCCTCGTGTCTCACGAGTCTATTACCCTGGCCTCACATCGCATCCCGGCCACGAACTGGCCGCGCGCCAATTCGACGGCATCTACGGTGCGATGCTCGGCTTTGAACTGGCGGGCGACTTCAAGGCGACCGCCGCGATGGTGGGCAAGACGCACCTGTTCCACTTGGCCGTCAGTTTGGGTGCGGTCGAATCGCTGATCGAACAACCTGCATCGATGTCGCACGCCAGTTACGATCCCGCCGATCGCGCCAAAGCTGGCATCTCCGACGCGCTGGTCCGCCTGTCGGTGGGTCTAGAAGATTTTGACGATCTACGACAAGATATCGAACAAGCCATCGAATCGGTTTGA
- a CDS encoding glycoside hydrolase family 2 TIM barrel-domain containing protein, whose translation MFAERSKLQALVLATLLVFIVVGETAAQIPVTLHHDQTDGFRLLRGGKDYVVRGVGGTQHLDRLSAAGGNSIRTWSTENLDHVLDTAHKNNLSVCVGLWLGHPRHGFNYQSEAEVAAQLQTCVDAITKYKDHPAVLMWGIGNEMEGDGNNPAIWYAVDHIARVCKQIDPAHPTMTVIAELGQDKVGQIERYCPNIDIIGVNSYGGIASLDQRYRAAGDSKPYIVTEHGPHGPWEVEKTPWGSAIEATSTAKAAQYAVGFREAARQKSRLCLGSYAFLWGDKQETTATWFGMLLPDGSRLAAVDAMTEAWTGKPPENRCPQIDRLSLEQTDGLKPGDKIRATLVASDPESDPLITKLILRHDSGTVGVGGDWQAEEIALSDAVVGDSRQAVLTVPDAGGGYRLFAYVRDSKGGAAVANIPLRVDAPMIAIASPKPKLPLIVYGDAMETEPYAALGFMGNTSAVKMTLDSRDDPHSGPTCLQVEYTAADGWGGVFWQSPPGDWTGSQPGGFDLSAAGELQFWVRGAAGGDVVNFVLGAIDGDQPYRDTAKVERKDVRLTDQWQQIRIPLDGRDLTRIKTGFGWSLAGQGKPVTFYLDDIRYVAR comes from the coding sequence ATGTTCGCAGAACGATCGAAATTGCAAGCTCTCGTTTTGGCGACGTTGTTGGTGTTCATCGTGGTCGGCGAGACGGCAGCTCAAATTCCAGTAACCCTTCACCACGATCAGACCGACGGATTTCGCCTGCTCCGCGGCGGCAAGGATTACGTCGTTCGCGGCGTCGGCGGGACGCAGCACTTGGATCGCTTGTCGGCGGCTGGCGGGAATTCGATCCGCACTTGGTCGACTGAAAATCTCGATCATGTGCTCGACACCGCTCACAAAAACAACTTGAGTGTCTGCGTTGGATTGTGGTTGGGACATCCGCGACATGGTTTTAACTATCAGAGCGAAGCAGAGGTTGCGGCTCAATTGCAGACCTGTGTCGATGCGATCACAAAATACAAGGACCACCCGGCGGTCTTGATGTGGGGAATCGGCAACGAGATGGAGGGAGACGGCAACAATCCAGCGATCTGGTACGCCGTCGACCACATCGCCCGAGTTTGCAAACAGATCGATCCGGCGCATCCGACGATGACGGTGATCGCCGAACTGGGGCAGGACAAGGTCGGGCAGATCGAACGCTATTGCCCCAACATCGACATCATCGGCGTTAATTCTTATGGCGGGATCGCGTCGCTGGATCAACGGTATCGCGCCGCCGGGGACAGCAAGCCTTATATCGTCACCGAACATGGGCCACATGGACCGTGGGAGGTCGAAAAGACGCCGTGGGGTTCGGCGATCGAAGCGACCAGCACCGCCAAGGCGGCTCAATACGCTGTCGGCTTCCGCGAAGCGGCTCGCCAAAAATCGAGACTCTGCCTCGGCTCGTATGCCTTTTTGTGGGGTGACAAACAGGAGACGACGGCGACATGGTTCGGGATGTTGTTACCCGACGGATCGCGGTTGGCCGCTGTCGATGCGATGACCGAAGCGTGGACGGGCAAGCCGCCCGAAAACCGATGCCCTCAAATCGATCGCCTCTCGCTGGAACAGACCGATGGACTGAAGCCGGGGGACAAAATCCGGGCGACGTTGGTTGCCAGCGATCCCGAGTCCGACCCGCTCATAACCAAATTGATCCTGCGACACGATTCGGGAACGGTCGGCGTCGGCGGCGATTGGCAAGCCGAAGAGATTGCGCTGAGCGATGCGGTCGTGGGGGACTCTCGACAAGCGGTCCTAACGGTCCCCGACGCAGGCGGTGGCTATCGATTGTTCGCTTATGTTCGCGACAGCAAAGGTGGAGCCGCTGTTGCCAACATCCCGCTGCGCGTCGATGCGCCAATGATCGCGATTGCGTCGCCCAAGCCCAAGCTTCCGTTGATCGTTTATGGTGACGCGATGGAAACCGAGCCCTACGCGGCATTGGGATTCATGGGGAACACGTCGGCTGTCAAAATGACTTTGGACAGCCGCGACGATCCGCACTCGGGGCCAACGTGTCTGCAAGTTGAGTACACGGCGGCCGACGGCTGGGGAGGTGTTTTCTGGCAATCGCCGCCGGGAGATTGGACCGGATCGCAGCCCGGCGGTTTCGATTTGTCCGCCGCGGGAGAATTGCAGTTTTGGGTTCGCGGAGCCGCAGGGGGCGACGTGGTGAACTTTGTCCTGGGAGCGATCGATGGGGACCAGCCCTATCGCGACACCGCCAAGGTGGAAAGAAAAGATGTTCGGTTGACCGACCAGTGGCAGCAGATCCGCATTCCGCTCGACGGTCGCGATCTGACGCGGATTAAAACGGGATTCGGTTGGTCGCTGGCGGGACAAGGCAAACCGGTGACGTTTTATCTCGACGATATCCGCTACGTCGCTCGATGA
- a CDS encoding 4'-phosphopantetheinyl transferase family protein, whose protein sequence is MFSSPLLSPNTVHLWRIDLEPNGGPFPDCLVPENDLLAREVLSDEEFAKASRFVSQPLRLRYASAHVAMRFILGSYLKRPAAEVVLAVEKMGRPIVDFAAMQLAPSLFFNLSHTEDIALLAVGSQNPLGVDIEAIREMKSRPGIDRQVYTETERQRLLDASNSLWFDHWTAKEAVLKATGYGFYLSPLQIEIDASLRFAVANEKSGPSRWLLHRSPPSSRWSATLATSAPIEAIDQLEFPWQQIL, encoded by the coding sequence ATGTTTTCGTCTCCTCTTCTGTCGCCGAACACCGTCCATCTGTGGCGGATCGATCTGGAGCCCAACGGAGGCCCGTTTCCCGATTGCCTGGTCCCCGAGAACGATCTGCTGGCTCGAGAGGTGTTGTCGGACGAGGAGTTTGCGAAGGCGAGTCGCTTCGTTTCGCAACCGCTGCGATTGCGGTACGCCTCGGCGCACGTGGCGATGCGATTTATTCTCGGCAGCTATCTGAAGCGCCCCGCCGCCGAAGTCGTCCTGGCGGTGGAGAAGATGGGCCGGCCGATCGTCGACTTCGCCGCGATGCAGCTCGCTCCGTCGCTCTTCTTTAATCTGTCACACACCGAAGACATCGCGCTATTGGCGGTTGGTTCCCAAAATCCGTTAGGCGTCGACATCGAAGCGATCCGCGAGATGAAGTCGCGGCCGGGAATCGACCGCCAGGTTTACACCGAGACCGAGCGGCAGCGGTTGCTCGACGCCAGCAATTCGCTGTGGTTCGATCACTGGACTGCCAAAGAAGCAGTCTTAAAAGCGACGGGCTACGGCTTCTATCTCAGTCCCTTGCAGATCGAAATCGACGCGAGTCTCCGTTTCGCTGTCGCCAACGAAAAGTCGGGCCCTTCGCGGTGGCTGCTGCATCGCAGTCCTCCTTCATCGCGGTGGTCGGCGACGCTGGCCACCTCGGCACCGATTGAGGCGATCGATCAGCTGGAGTTCCCCTGGCAGCAGATCCTTTGA
- the mgtE gene encoding magnesium transporter, with product MVNTLFLPELREMLAESNDSDLAEFCTALHPVRTAEFMEGLTANEAWQVLQHADVALRAEIFSYLEEERQLEILEQEDPQRLADLVAEMPSDDRVDLIHELEDERANEILPLLPEAERRDIMRLKSHAEETAGALMTTDFVRLSASLTVREALDDLSRQAADHETIYYLYVVDEDHQLRGVVSGRQLIAAMGKPNTTMGELMDTDIVTVQIDEDQESVAEKVERYNLLAIPVVDEGRVLMGIITHDDVIDVLRDELTEDVQRIAAVAPLDEGYLRENILTLTWKRGIWLTVLFFAAMLTMLLLRHYDVELEKFIWLAWFIPLVISSGGNTGSQSATLVITALTSGDVKVGDWRTVAIREVMMGVLLGGSLGTIGYIFALFVAPSPYAAITIPITVLLVISSGAIAGGLLPLLFKRLELDPALMSNPFVAGIVDILGIMIYINVARIVLSGVAE from the coding sequence ATGGTCAATACTCTATTTCTACCCGAACTGCGTGAAATGCTTGCCGAATCGAACGATTCGGATCTTGCAGAGTTCTGCACGGCACTCCATCCGGTCCGCACGGCCGAGTTCATGGAGGGGCTGACAGCCAACGAGGCGTGGCAGGTTTTACAGCACGCCGACGTGGCGCTGCGAGCGGAGATTTTCAGTTATCTGGAGGAAGAGCGTCAGCTGGAGATCCTGGAACAAGAGGATCCGCAGCGGCTTGCCGACTTGGTCGCCGAGATGCCTTCGGACGATCGGGTCGACCTGATCCACGAACTGGAGGACGAGCGGGCCAACGAGATCCTGCCGCTGTTGCCCGAGGCCGAACGCCGCGACATCATGCGGCTGAAGAGCCACGCCGAAGAGACCGCCGGCGCGCTGATGACGACCGATTTCGTTCGGCTCTCCGCCTCGCTGACCGTTCGCGAAGCGTTGGACGACCTGAGCCGTCAGGCCGCGGATCACGAGACGATTTATTATCTGTACGTCGTCGACGAAGATCACCAATTGCGAGGGGTGGTATCGGGGCGTCAATTGATCGCGGCGATGGGAAAGCCCAACACCACGATGGGCGAACTGATGGACACCGATATCGTCACGGTGCAGATCGACGAAGATCAAGAATCGGTCGCCGAAAAGGTCGAACGCTACAACCTGCTGGCGATTCCCGTGGTCGACGAGGGCCGCGTGCTGATGGGGATCATCACGCACGATGACGTGATTGATGTGTTGCGCGACGAATTGACCGAAGACGTTCAACGGATCGCGGCGGTCGCTCCGCTGGATGAAGGTTACCTGCGAGAGAACATTCTCACGCTGACCTGGAAGCGAGGCATCTGGCTGACCGTCCTCTTTTTCGCCGCGATGTTGACAATGCTTCTGCTGAGGCACTACGACGTCGAGCTGGAAAAATTCATCTGGTTGGCCTGGTTCATCCCGTTGGTGATCAGTAGCGGCGGGAACACCGGCAGCCAATCGGCGACGCTGGTGATCACGGCGCTGACCAGCGGCGATGTGAAAGTTGGAGACTGGCGGACCGTCGCGATCCGCGAGGTCATGATGGGCGTGCTGTTAGGAGGTTCGCTGGGAACGATCGGATATATCTTTGCGTTGTTTGTCGCCCCCAGCCCCTACGCAGCGATCACGATCCCAATCACCGTGCTGTTGGTGATCAGCAGCGGAGCGATCGCCGGCGGCCTGCTGCCGCTGCTGTTCAAACGCTTGGAACTTGATCCCGCTTTGATGAGCAATCCGTTTGTCGCGGGGATCGTCGACATTTTAGGGATCATGATCTACATCAACGTCGCCCGCATCGTGCTCAGTGGCGTCGCGGAATAG